The Oncorhynchus mykiss isolate Arlee chromosome 5, USDA_OmykA_1.1, whole genome shotgun sequence DNA window TACATAAGTTAGGCCTAAGAACAATAtaaagacacagaaacacacaaaccaacaaaatcacaaaaaatgTGATGTTGCCAAAATACGCTACTGTATCAACAAAACATTACAGTCGTATCTAAAGGTTAGAAGGActtctagctagctagtttaaccAGCTGAATGCCTCTGTATGGtatagctagctaatttagctagcaACAATCCGGTTGACAGAGCAAATTCTTCCAATGATGTATGCTAGCTGCTTAAAGTAAGCAagccttagctagctaacaagttaCCACAGTTTTCTAATGTATGATTTAActggctaactaacgttagctttcGGCTTAGTCATTTTGGACAAACCTTTAACTAGAAACGACTAGTTTTGGGATAAATCCGAGTTGGAGTCTGAATATAACGTTGAGTACGCAGGTCAATATTCCGATAGAGACATAGTTTGCTGTTTTTATTTGATGGttcttctgtttgtctgtttttgtTTAGTGTTCCCGTTGTCAAAATGAGTCCTGCCCAATGGGCGGATTCGATTCTGCTGAACCGCTGGGCACCGGGCATAGGCTGGTCACGTTACCGGGCCAAAACGGGGAGAGGCGCGCCCCTCTCAAATCGAACAGTAATCTGCATCGCTCCGTCATTTTGTCAATATGGTGCATCGTCCATAAACATAGATCTCttttacattaaatacatttttgaattgTCTATCTATTTTTCATTGGGAAGGCATATAAGCGTTTTGGGAAAACACAGAATAATAGTAATTAAGTCATTGTTGTTTTGAGCCGACTTCGCAGTGGCTTTGAACGGGGATTTAGAAACCCTGACAAGCGCCTCCCTATGaaactcccaatcacgaccggttgtgatacagcctggattcgaaccagggtgtctgtagtgatgcctctagcactgagatgcagtgccttagaccgcgcGGTCTAAGAGCCCACACAGAAGCCAGACCAATGCGTCATTGGTCCAGGGTCCGTGCTATCCGGAGTCCTTCAGACGTCCCTATGCCACTGAAGTTGACATTTTAAATTGTAAGGGTTACAAATCGGATTATGATAAGGACAAAGATttgtataactaaaccaagatagaccacagcccgTCGTTTCAAATTGGAACAAATAGTGAGCaaaacaagcaaggaggtgggcagagcctaGCGACATCCTATTGGCATGTTCTAGTAAACATATTTCTAtgtgcatatttccgttagggaacgtatactctgtgaagtgcgcgtgtgcaataacACAATTCGACTTGTCACTCCTAAATAACACAATTTTgtaaaactttggcaaagggtaaattCAACAAAACATAGTCCACTCTGTGGATAACATattttagttttgggaacagaaaattgtattgagatcaaatgtttcgtcgatgagaaaatgtgcataATGTCGtccaaaatccatctcgttccatcttctcccactgccgacCACTAGGCTTtcttggtagtgagtggaaacaccTTCTTCTTCTAtgaggtttaacggcggttggcacCAAATTtcttgcattaccgccacctactagactggagcaGTGTTGCCAATTTAGAGGCaggttgatttgttgctaaaagttgctaaatgacgttgtgatgtcattgcgtgataacgtaaaactgcgtcattacgtagaatacacaataacgttactcaaattgactggccaACACAGCgaaaaatatgatttgacatttgttcaggtaCAGACTCCCACTATTTTCTGTTCTTCTGGCTGTACAATTTTGATTGAGACgtgttgattgatgttgtaaattctgttcaagatcaaacatacgtgaccaactatattcattggcCTAGGCTCGTCGAAACCATTCTACCAGGTGGCCTGCTGCCGCCGCCTGCTGctcacaatgcacttttgcagccaggcacttgtgttgtgactgagtgacgtcgaccgccgaacaccgcccgaacaaggagaagaatcggcttcggcagaagtcgtgacaataaattataaggaccatgacaagaaaacctgccgatgaaaagcagaacatttcactggaactttgtcaatattataattgcaaaacaacatgaagttaaggccaccaaaactagagaagacatgatgaggaataaaattacagatagaagtgggtcttcttaggaattgttttatccaattgatcttaaaagtattatttaaggtAGTAAAGTTCAGAAAATTCAGCCCACCATTCTCATAAGTATTCATTgcaacagttttcctaatgtaatgggtacggtttctccacagaaagttgaaaagcatctggtctatctccttgtttattttactgtcaagatataaagatagagcgccatatgttagtctagagataccttcagccttggttattatcttttaaagataagtccctctgtagccattgatttagcttcttctgcgtttttttaataagagggttaaaattTAGTTAAGAGGGTTAAAATCCTTTTGGAAAAtgattgtatcacattgatcgatatgggaatttggttagcaTCTTTCAGAAAAAATGTAGTATCGTCAGCCAGCTGGCTTACAATAATTTGtttaccagctatggaaataTCTTGTATaggactattatttaaagaatttgcaagaagttgggtgattaattaaaacaggtacagagagatagggcaaccttgcctaattcctctctttaactcaaatctaggcgaggtgccatatttcaatttgatagagctgttaccatttgcatagagagtcttaatagccttacagaaaaaatccccaaagccaagtctctcaagggagtggaagaggaactgatgctctactgtgtcaaatgctttataaaaatcaaaaaaataataggaagctatcctcagttattaggtctgagtagtcaagtatgtctaatactagtctgacattgttagaaatatgtctgttcctcataaatccagactgtgtttcatcaataattgcatccaggacttctttcATTCTTTTTGCAAGTAGTAAGGCTAATATCTCAGCCAGCAGTAAGAGTAAACGCATGGTTTAGGGTAGAGACGTCCCAAGTATTCCGTATAGTACTGACTGGGTGATTGTTGTCTAAACGGGTGCCTCTGCTCATCAACTGTGTGAATGACGTACAGACATGACAGCGCGTTATTTCGGCCAAGTCTCGCGTTATTCTCGGTCTATAAAATGTCACGCACCCTATTTTCGTTCTTTCCTTTATCACTTTAGCGGTGAAGGTGCAACAGTAATCGGTCGTCCCGAATCCGGGTTCATCCGACACCCTCACCAACTCAAGCTGAACTGAGCTCAACTTCTACTGCAGCACCATGCCTCCTAAATTCGACCCCAATGAGACTAAAGTTGGTATGTGTGGCATCTACTGTAAAATTGTTGTTTCAGATGAGATCCAAAATGGCAAAATGGAGTCGACTTCTGTCTGGCGCGTCCATGCAGGGGCAGCAATGAGCTGATGAAATGGTAACGTTAGTTAGGATGAACAGCTAATATCTCTTGAATGTAAATGCTAAATTACATATGTTCGTGATGCGTTCTAACGAACATATTCTGTTAACTATTTTTGTGTTACCGCTATGTAACCAACGATAGCCCATTTCATATCCATGATGTTGGCCTAGCCAAGTAGCTGCCACCACGTGGTTGCAAGTAACACTTTCTGACGCGTCTAAATTGTAAAGTGAAGGATATTGAAATTAAATACTTTATTTTAGTTTGGCTACCAAAATCATCAAATTCCCATTAATTTGAAAGACGTGTGACATGGGCTGGATAGACTACAGGCTCGCATATAACATTTTAAAGCAACTACAATCTGTTTTGCCACTTTAAATTTGGTATGCAAATCAAATGTAGCAACCTAGCAGGTGACGCATTTTGATTTGAGGCAGGTCTTTTGTAAATTTCTGCCTGGGTGGCCTAGTTATGTAAACGTTTGCACGGACCTACAAGGGTACTTGTTGTTCATAGGCATTTGGCGTTGACAGCAGAATTTCAATAGGTGACGTTTATTGTACTCGGATGCATTGACCGTATTCTGATTGTGGTCCACATGTGTCTTGTCATATTTGCCTCTTACACAGTAATGCATTAGATGGTTGACATTTGTCACAGAAATCCAGTATTTACCGTATTCAATACGTGTGATGGGGTATTTTTTTTCGTTCATTGGCACCCCAGAGGCAAATTCTATAACATTGGGACAGTCAATGAATTGCCCGCTATTAGGATTCAGCCTCCCGCCACTTTGCCAGTCTGTCTGAGTGACTGAGTGTAGTCCAGTGGAGGCAGAGATGGACCCAGTTCTAGGAAACAGGGCTGCCCTGGTGGTGGGCAACTTTGTGCCGAAAGTCCTGGAACAATGGTGCCCTCATACTAACGGAGGTTTCTGTCATTTGTGAATTCTATAACTATTGTCTGGTGAACCAGCATGGGGCTATAACTCAAGCCGTACGGATGTTTCTTCCCCCTCAAAAATAACCAGTTTATCCTGTTTTATCCCATGTAGTGTACATGCGATGCACAGGAGGAGAAGTTGGTGCCACCTCAGCGCTGGCCCCAAAGATTGGACCCCTGGGTCTGGTAAGTGTTACATTCCTCCCAATTTAATATGATTGGTGTGGTTTGATTACCCATTGTCTACAGATCAGCCTCCCGCCACTTTGCCAGTCTGTCTGAGTGACTGAGTGTAGTCCAGTGGAGGCAGAGATGGACCCAGCTCTAGGAAACAGGGCTGCCCAGACGGTGGGCATCTCTGTGCCGAAAGGCCTGGAACAATTGCCAATATTGTCACTATTGAGCAGTTTGACTCTTGATGCCTTTTCTGTTATTTTAAACCTGTGCATTCCTTGTTTCGGCATTTAGTCTCCTAAGAAGGTTGGTGACGATATCGCCAAGGCCACCGGAGATTGGAAGGGCCTGAGGATCACTGTCAAGCTGACCATTGTGAACAGGCAGGCAGCGGTACGTACCAAGTCTATTCCCAAATGTAGTCCCTGAAAATGTTTGGCCACTGAATGTTTATCAATTATCTGTTATTAACGTGGTTTCTCGCTCTATTGTAGATCGAGGTGGTGCCCTCTGCTTCAGCGTTGATCATCAAGGCCCTAAAGGAGCCCCCTCGTGACCGGAAGAAGGTCAAGAACAGTAAGTTGCCCTGTGCTTTTTCCTGTATAATGCCACTTCAAACATGTGGCTTTCAATTTAACCTGTAGTGGGGGCACATTCCAGCCTCCCGCCACTTTGCCAGTCTTTCTGAGTGACTGAGTGTAGTCCAGTGGAGGCTAAGATGGACTCAGCTCTAGGAAACAGGGCTGCCCAGACAGTGGGTAACTCTGTGCCGAAAGGCCTGGAACAACTGTGCCAAAAGGACAACTTATCTAGTAACATAGCTGTCCCATCTGTTTTTACAACCAGCAATGATTCATAGATCCAGTGTACGCATCTAAGCATGCTGTCTTTGTTTCCAGTCAAGCACAGCGGTAGCGTGACCTTCGATGAGATTGTGACAGTTGCCCGCACGATGAGGCCCCGCTCCATTGCCAGGGAGCTTTCTGGTAAGAGCCCCTATCTTCTCAGGGTCACTGAATCACCTGTTATGATTCCGCCTCCCGCCACTTTGCCTGTCTGTGTGACTGAGTGTAGTCCAGTGGAGGCGAAGATGGACCCAGCTCTAGGAAACAGGGCTGCCCAGACAGTGGGAAGCTCTGTGCCGAAAGGTCTGGAACAAAGTTGCCCCTATTCATACAATAGAAACTATTGTCCCCTGCTGGTCCTAATGTCTTTATTTTCTCAGGAACTATCAAGGAGATTCTGGGAACTGCCCAGTCTGTGGGTTGCACCATCGATGGCCGTCCTCCCCATGATGTCATTGATGACATCAACAGTGGCAAGGTGGAGTGCCCATCTGAGTAAAGCATCaaatggataaataaataaacatgaatatTCATTTTGTTGTATTTTATGGTTGTCAGTTATTTACCTTTCTGTCAGCCTGCTATTTACACACTTTGTATGTGTTTTGTGAACTCGTGTTGGGCAGTGTTTCTATTTGCTGGTTAACAGCGTTAATGTTTGACCTTGAATTATACATAAGAGTTCACCCAACGGACAGATTGCACCTGTGCCCCCAGAGAAGCCAATGTGTTCCACAGTGGGTTGAGTGCCTGCAGGTTCTCATTTCCTCCCTTGTTCTTGATGAATTGTAGTACAGTAATGTAGTACAGTAAGCAATTTGAAATGTTAACTACCTATCTAAACGGGTGTATTTGGTTAATTTTCCTAATTGGGCATTGCTGGTTTAACAAGTGAagctgggcctggcttaagcAGGATGCCACTGGAGGTgaatataacactttttttcaaTAGTGGCTAAAGCGATGCCAAGTCTATGCCTGTAAGAGGTTATGCCAACGAAGGGTATCATGCTCTGCTGCTGGCACACTGTcgaacagatgtccacaggcaaATTGTACAATGTGCAGACATATTGTCCAACTTGGAAGTTACTTGTGAGTTAGGCGTGTTCACATGTTCTACTCGGAATGTTATTTTTGCACACGTGTAGCCTTGTGCATTTGTAGTtagtggccactataatagagcaaaaatgtaattacattttcattctatttctacttaAAGCTGTTTTTTGCGCCACGTGCAATATTTAGGTGTTGGTTTAAAGTGTTCGATTAAGGCTGTCGTGGCTAACTGCAATAGTGTTCTCATTTGCGCACATTGGATTGCCTTTTAAAAAGAAATTGGCTGTGCATTAGGTTCAAACTTATTTTTGACTGATCATTTAGGTAATCTTTAGTTAACCTGCATTTCCCCTAGTATGGTTTTTTTTTTCTGCACAAAGTGCCCTCACCACTTTTCATCCAGGTCAGTGTAGTGGTCTACCTGGTGAAATAACTGAATCTGTCATACCCTAGGGGTTTTGGGCAAGGGTACTAAGCAGTGGCAAAATGGCATGCTAGATATTGCCTCAAAGTATTCAAAAGCCTGTCTCAACAGATAAATATTTTAAACCCTTAAGTCGTTTGTGCTGTATTGGCAACAATGTAGCAGTGGTGGGCCACTTCTAAATATAGGGGAATATAGTTTCTGGCCCTGTGAGCAGTCTGCTTTAAAAACCTGGCACTATAAGCAAATGCCCAAATTCTAGTCTGTGGCACAAATTCAATGGAAGTTAGTGGTACATGTCCCTTCTGTGCTTGTCCACATCTTAAGGTAACCTGCGCTACACAAATGTAAGATACGTGAGGGTTTGGATGGTTTATGGAATTCCTGGCGTCTGCATTGACCAGACAGTATTTACTGCACTGTGGCCTCTGCAGGAATCAGGGTGTTCACACTACTTGCCCACCCCCCACCTAccatcaatgtggagctattcgGGGGCCCCTCTGTATTTGTTACATTTGGGAGGTGTACAGCATTTCATTTGACCACAAGCCTCTGGAGGCTTCCAAATTGCTTCACACCCTCTGTACTGAGCCTCTGGACCACATTGTCAGGTCAAGCATAAATCTGCTTCAAGGAaagtaattttgtaatttgggagAATTGTCCCTTTTAAGAATTTAATCTGTGTTTACCCCAATGATTGGAACTGTGGGACATTTAATTATAAGTGGAGTGCACTGAAGTGTAGAAAATTGGGCACCAATATTTCTAAAATTGTCCACTTAGTGTCCCAAGTCCCCTGTGTTTGAGTTGAGTCTGAGTCAGTCACCAATGATTTAGTTGAGTCCAATTTATAACAATTAGGCATTTGTTTCTAGTTGCCGCTCCCTAATGAAAACAAATGTTATTCATCACTACCTCAAGTTCTACTCTGTTTTACTACATAAATGAATGGCGAAGTCAGGTGCTCAGCTACTTTTTTGTTGTAATTTCCTATGTGTGTAGGTTTATTGCAAAATGAAAACTAAAGGGACCTGTCAGAACTTTGCTATGGGATGCAGGGGAAaagtgggagggtagaggaagatgaCATTCAAACAGGCTACTTTTCTGTTCtcaaggggagagaaagagaaatagcgAGACTTAATATTAAACTAGTATAGTTTTCAATTTCGTATAGAAGTTTGGAGCCTGCCTGCCCAATGTGGGCTGTGTGTGCCTGGTGCGGCGTGTCTTTCCCACTGATAGAAAACATCTTTCAGTGCTGCTAATATTCTTGTCATAGTAGCCTATCCAGTGCAAATCACCATTGGTCTAACCCAAACTGAGTCACAAAAATCTGGATTAGAGTTCACTTGTCAGCATCTGTAGAAGGTAATGGAAATAATACCCAAGAATGGTAGCCTTTTTCGGTGAGTCAACTTGCAAAACGTGCAGACACTAGGCCTTCCATGGAGTaggtttgacacccctgccccaGTTTTTCAGCAGTGGTGGCAAGGGTAGTGGACACCGGGAAGGGTTTTTTGATGAGCTAACTTCACAAGTAATTTTGCAGTTAATGGAATTCAGTGGTTTCTACAAAAATCTTTATTGAAAAAACAGTATCCAACACTACAAAAGCACACAGTTAATCCCCTGAAAACAGTCTTCACTGGAGGCCTTCTGTTCAAAAGAAAAGTTATTCACCTACAACATATAATAGCTCACTTTGGTAATCTGTAGCCTGACACGGACATGATAGTTACTTGCATGGCTGATTTTGAACGCCTTAATCCTAGTTTGTCATCTCCCAAGATTCCAGACAGACCAAATCATTCATTTCAAAGCCAGAGTTTGAGTCATGACCAACAACCACACAGCCTATGAACATTTTTTACATTCTCTGCATCATTCTTTTAAGGTCAAGCATGGCTGATCTCATTTGTGCCAAAGACTAATATTTGGATGTCAGGTACACAAATCTTTTGAGTTCAGTGAGGACGGAGAGAGTCAGTCGACACCAAGTCTACCAAACACGAGTAACTTCGTTGCTATCAAATCTACATTGGGATAATGAGTACTTCTGAGAACATCAACAAATTATATCAATAATGGTCTTAGAACTGTGGTATAAGGCCTTTCTGATCAGAATACAGCAAGTTTGCATTGTGCTTTATTCCAGCAAATAACTGATGGAGATGGTTGTTGGTCTAAATACTACTCCCTTTATTCAGAGTGAGCCAGTGGCTGGAAGACAACAGAATAGAACTATTACATTAATGCCAAGGCACTATTTGTTTACCTTGAAAAAACACCCTTCATCAAAATAAAATCACTGATCTGACAACTGAATCTGTGAATGCTGTGTAGAAGAGTATCTGTTGCTGGCTGGAACATGTTCATGCGTTTTAAAAATGGTCAAACCAAGAGACTATTATATTTACATATTAGTGTGCCTTTTCCAAATACTCAAACAGGGCCCCTGCCTTCACATCTGTGTTCTGATCAGTGCTCTACTACATAAAGAATAAGTCAGTTATCAATTCTCAACTTCTTCCTCTTCAACCTCATTCTCTGCTTCCTGGTCTTCATCCATgcgctcttcctcctcctcttcttcctccctgcTCTTGTCGTTCTCCTCCACATCGTTCTTTTTCTCCTTTGCATCTTTGCGTTTTTGTTCCGATgcctctttcttccccttctgGCCCTTCTTGTAAGCTGTATTGGAACAACATTGTTATAAAAACAGCATTCACTTAATAAGTCAGTGGTTAGCAAGGTGGACAATTGTAGTCGACACTGGCCACAATTTTCCATAGCTTTATAGAGGGCTATAAATATCCACCCCATAATAGGAAAAAAAGTGCATTGTTCCAATGAAGGGGAAATTAGATAAATGAGGTTTAAATGGGACAATTGGGCCTACACCCAGCAACCTCTGCTACTTATAATCCTCTGTGGTGGCAGTCACAATTAAAATGGGAAAATGTGTCAGGTTCTCTAATCAAAACACAATGTAATACAACAAGAAGTGTTCCCATTAACTCAGAACATTGTTCCAATAGGCTAAAATGCATCAAGTACTCTGCAAGAACTGACCACAATGCATTGCTGGGCCATTTTCAGGCCAAGCCAGCCAATGGCCATGTTTGAGAGTGTCAATACTGATCAGTTGCTGTTGAGCAGACAGACCAATCTACAAATCATAATAAGTTGTTATTTAGTGTAGATCTGTCCGTCTGCTCAGTCGATGATTAGCGACCGATTATAATTGATGCGCTCAAACACGGCCAATGTCTCCAAAACACACAGGCTGTTAAGAAATTCAATGTTGATCGGTGATGATCATTTGAACATTTACCCTCCAAAGATTCACGTAGAGGCTGCAGGAAGCGTTCAAACTCCATCTCCTCCATCGCAGACATCACATCTGTTGCGTTTAGAGTTTTCCGTTTGGCTTTCATGGCAAAGTTGTTT harbors:
- the rpl12 gene encoding 60S ribosomal protein L12 isoform X1, coding for MPPKFDPNETKVVYMRCTGGEVGATSALAPKIGPLGLSPKKVGDDIAKATGDWKGLRITVKLTIVNRQAAIEVVPSASALIIKALKEPPRDRKKVKNIKHSGSVTFDEIVTVARTMRPRSIARELSGTIKEILGTAQSVGCTIDGRPPHDVIDDINSGKVECPSE
- the rpl12 gene encoding 60S ribosomal protein L12 isoform X2, with the protein product MRCTGGEVGATSALAPKIGPLGLSPKKVGDDIAKATGDWKGLRITVKLTIVNRQAAIEVVPSASALIIKALKEPPRDRKKVKNIKHSGSVTFDEIVTVARTMRPRSIARELSGTIKEILGTAQSVGCTIDGRPPHDVIDDINSGKVECPSE
- the pole3 gene encoding DNA polymerase epsilon subunit 3, translating into MAERPEDLNLPNAVITRIIKEALPDGVNVSKEARRAISQAASVFVLYATSCANNFAMKAKRKTLNATDVMSAMEEMEFERFLQPLRESLEAYKKGQKGKKEASEQKRKDAKEKKNDVEENDKSREEEEEEEERMDEDQEAENEVEEEEVEN